The Labilithrix sp. genome contains a region encoding:
- a CDS encoding urate hydroxylase PuuD, whose product MSPAFVTEWLNLAVRMIHVIAAIMWIGSSLFFNWLDPRIEVNEETKKKGLEGELWMVHSGGFYDVQKTLVAPKVMPKRLHWFKWEAGFTLLSGWLLLDVVFFQGGGVTLVDPNVSSLSPAMATALVIGVLIGSWFVYDIFWRTPLAKNVYVGGTITYFFIIGVLWFFAHKVSGRAAFLLTGAMMGTWMATNVWVHIIPAQQGLVDAVTSGKPPSEHLAKHAKTRSRHNNYMTYPVVLAMLSNHFPGLYGHESNWLILAGLIVVAASIRHFQNTFKELSPVVLIVPLVVLLTLLHSSLTSTAPVTGATDPNVQLTATVPSNKGGPEKVANESTVGTIKGSVLLEGTPPPNKPINIGTCVSDGTGPTTTEAVLSTDGKLQNAFVWIKTGLDDYKGPAAPPEPVVMDQKACQYKPHVVGARVGQKVVFLNSDPVLHNVRSVADANSTFNDMMPTKDMRLEKVFEKTEVPVRAKCDVHPWMAAFIGVVPHPFFAVTGPDGSFTLANVPEGEYDIEAWHEVFGKQTAKAKVKAREGVTVTLTFKAE is encoded by the coding sequence ATGAGCCCTGCATTCGTCACGGAGTGGCTGAACCTCGCCGTCCGGATGATCCACGTCATCGCCGCGATCATGTGGATCGGCAGCTCGCTCTTCTTCAACTGGCTCGATCCCCGGATCGAGGTGAACGAAGAGACGAAGAAGAAAGGGCTCGAAGGCGAGCTCTGGATGGTCCACTCCGGCGGCTTCTACGACGTCCAGAAGACGCTCGTCGCGCCGAAGGTGATGCCGAAGCGCCTCCACTGGTTCAAGTGGGAGGCGGGCTTCACGCTCCTCTCCGGTTGGCTCCTCCTCGACGTCGTCTTCTTCCAGGGCGGCGGCGTCACCCTCGTCGACCCGAACGTCTCGAGCCTCTCGCCCGCGATGGCGACCGCGCTCGTCATCGGCGTCCTGATCGGCTCGTGGTTCGTCTACGACATCTTCTGGCGGACGCCGCTCGCGAAGAACGTCTACGTCGGCGGCACGATCACCTACTTTTTCATCATCGGCGTCCTCTGGTTCTTCGCGCACAAGGTCAGCGGCCGCGCGGCGTTCCTCCTCACCGGCGCGATGATGGGCACCTGGATGGCGACCAACGTCTGGGTCCACATCATCCCGGCGCAGCAGGGCCTCGTCGACGCGGTCACGAGCGGCAAGCCGCCGAGCGAGCACCTCGCCAAGCACGCGAAGACGCGGTCGCGGCACAACAACTACATGACCTATCCGGTCGTGCTCGCGATGCTGAGCAACCACTTCCCGGGCCTCTACGGCCACGAGTCGAACTGGCTCATCCTCGCCGGACTCATCGTCGTCGCGGCGTCGATTCGGCACTTCCAGAACACGTTCAAGGAGCTCTCGCCGGTCGTCCTCATCGTCCCGCTCGTCGTGCTCCTCACGCTCCTCCATTCATCGCTCACGTCGACCGCGCCCGTCACCGGCGCGACCGATCCGAACGTGCAGCTCACCGCGACGGTGCCGTCGAACAAGGGCGGCCCGGAGAAGGTCGCGAACGAATCCACCGTCGGCACGATCAAGGGGAGCGTCCTCCTCGAAGGCACGCCGCCGCCGAACAAGCCGATCAACATCGGCACGTGCGTGAGCGACGGGACCGGGCCCACGACGACGGAGGCGGTGCTCTCGACGGACGGGAAGCTCCAGAACGCCTTCGTCTGGATCAAGACCGGCCTCGACGACTACAAGGGGCCCGCCGCGCCGCCCGAGCCCGTCGTGATGGACCAGAAGGCTTGTCAGTACAAGCCGCACGTCGTCGGCGCGCGCGTCGGGCAGAAGGTCGTGTTCCTCAACAGCGACCCCGTCCTCCACAACGTGCGCTCCGTCGCCGACGCGAACAGCACCTTCAACGACATGATGCCGACGAAGGACATGCGGCTCGAGAAGGTCTTCGAGAAGACCGAGGTCCCGGTCCGCGCGAAGTGCGACGTCCACCCGTGGATGGCGGCGTTCATCGGCGTCGTCCCGCACCCGTTCTTCGCGGTGACGGGCCCCGACGGCTCGTTCACCCTCGCGAACGTCCCCGAAGGCGAATATGACATAGAGGCGTGGCACGAGGTCTTCGGCAAGCAGACCGCGAAGGCGAAGGTGAAGGCGCGCGAAGGCGTGACCGTCACGCTGACGTTCAAGGCGGAGTAG
- the uraH gene encoding hydroxyisourate hydrolase, translating into MKSVSTHVLDIHRGRPAEGVPVSLEKKSGDAFLPLKSGLTDADGRVKDLVPEGQLEAGTYRITFDTGAYFAAQSVEGFYPEASIVFVVRDANAHYHVPLLLSAHGYSTYRGS; encoded by the coding sequence ATGAAGAGCGTCTCGACTCACGTCCTCGACATCCACCGCGGGCGGCCGGCGGAGGGGGTCCCTGTCTCGCTCGAGAAGAAGAGCGGCGACGCGTTCCTCCCGCTGAAGAGCGGCCTCACCGACGCCGACGGGCGCGTGAAGGACCTCGTGCCGGAAGGGCAGCTCGAGGCGGGCACGTACCGCATCACCTTCGACACCGGCGCCTACTTCGCCGCGCAGAGCGTCGAGGGCTTCTATCCCGAGGCGAGCATCGTCTTCGTCGTCCGCGACGCGAACGCGCACTACCACGTCCCGCTCCTCCTCAGCGCGCACGGCTACTCGACGTACCGCGGCAGCTGA
- a CDS encoding HTTM domain-containing protein has product MSRASDLRAFYTDDGVLPRAALAELEATLVRSCPSWSLHALGGGAAWQVALFVVAAACAIGLALGWRTRAMTIATWALLTSLQARMPLVLYRGDVVLRAMLFVAIWLPLGARFSLDARRRSGSADASPSQVSGAACFVAAAQLAIVYLVGVGHKSGPTWRDGTAVYYALQLDDYVTPAGRWLGARAAWSLALTYGTLVIELAAPLLLFVPWRRDVLRIVAVAAAFALHAGMLVTMRLALFPWIMFACWALFLPPRFWDACGVRGGPARGSASEDGRGRAHDRRWAPVLGAALCAIVGWNAGELAEPPSPSPALGAVLRPLGLVQRWSMFSPDPRRDDGFLVAMERRAEGASKRPLLYDDLRWRMYLALVARDASGRLTAGLLAWLCRRDPSAEELSLVFKGEYTMPPGEPPYRDDRFLDGATCETTTLTR; this is encoded by the coding sequence GTGTCGCGCGCCTCCGATCTGCGTGCATTTTACACCGACGACGGCGTTCTCCCGCGCGCGGCGCTGGCGGAGCTCGAGGCCACGCTGGTCCGGAGCTGTCCTTCGTGGTCGCTCCACGCGCTGGGGGGCGGGGCGGCGTGGCAGGTGGCGCTCTTCGTCGTCGCGGCGGCGTGCGCGATCGGTCTCGCGCTCGGCTGGCGCACGCGGGCGATGACGATCGCGACGTGGGCGCTCCTCACGTCGCTCCAGGCGCGGATGCCGCTCGTGCTCTACCGCGGCGACGTCGTGCTGCGGGCCATGCTCTTCGTCGCGATCTGGCTCCCGCTCGGCGCGCGCTTCAGCCTCGACGCGCGGCGGCGCTCCGGCTCTGCGGATGCGTCCCCATCGCAGGTGTCCGGCGCGGCGTGCTTCGTGGCCGCGGCGCAGCTCGCGATCGTGTACCTCGTCGGCGTCGGACACAAGAGCGGTCCGACGTGGCGGGACGGCACCGCCGTCTACTACGCGCTCCAGCTCGACGACTACGTGACGCCGGCGGGTCGCTGGCTCGGCGCGCGCGCCGCGTGGTCGCTCGCGCTGACGTACGGCACGCTCGTGATCGAGCTCGCCGCGCCGCTCCTCCTCTTCGTGCCGTGGCGGCGCGACGTGCTCCGCATCGTCGCGGTCGCGGCGGCGTTCGCGCTCCACGCGGGCATGCTCGTCACGATGCGCCTCGCGCTGTTCCCGTGGATCATGTTCGCGTGCTGGGCGCTCTTCCTGCCGCCGCGCTTCTGGGACGCGTGCGGAGTACGTGGAGGTCCGGCGCGAGGCTCCGCGAGCGAGGACGGGCGCGGCCGGGCCCACGATCGACGGTGGGCGCCGGTCCTCGGCGCGGCGCTCTGTGCGATCGTCGGCTGGAACGCGGGCGAGCTGGCGGAGCCGCCGTCGCCGTCTCCAGCGCTCGGGGCCGTCCTTCGCCCGCTCGGGCTCGTGCAGCGGTGGTCGATGTTCTCTCCCGATCCGAGGCGCGACGACGGCTTCCTGGTGGCGATGGAGCGCCGCGCGGAAGGCGCGAGCAAGAGGCCGCTCCTCTACGACGACCTGCGGTGGCGGATGTACCTCGCGCTCGTCGCGCGCGACGCGAGCGGTCGTCTCACCGCGGGCCTCCTCGCGTGGCTGTGCAGGCGCGACCCGAGCGCCGAAGAGCTCTCGCTCGTCTTCAAAGGCGAATACACGATGCCCCCGGGCGAGCCTCCCTACCGCGACGACCGCTTCCTCGACGGCGCGACCTGCGAGACGACGACGCTCACGCGCTGA
- a CDS encoding PQQ-like beta-propeller repeat protein → MRALRGLAVSVPVLLLSLVNGCSVTDEEAASSEANASVACEGGGVCSDRPLDPKSPWPKFRRGLRQDGRSPVRPRPSDVAPWSFKTGKGIFSTAVIDGDENVYIGSADTFFYALDRRGELRWKVKNGEVIDSSALLDDKGRVYYGAGDGFVRALDRRDGRELWRFQAAAPESTGGYINWFEGNVAIGPDGTLYVPNDNRHVYGLDRDAGRNKPGWPWTMNDQTWSLPAIDPTTGNLYLGNNYIAGYAWMTHFWRNTFALSPTGQELWGDGVQATIAASPMLSEGRMVVGAYDGYVRSYDQASGRVVWSFATNDHVYASPGRLSDGTIIQPSSDGTVYALDAESGALRWQFDTREPIRSSPAIDGDDNIYFGGGDGRLYVLDRHGALRWSRRLIKEDRNDFGGSPALGRDFIVIAGESGEIFATPYDYCLRAGAASDPDCVAGGGEAMPRDGANLLFTTPLGSVLAEPPPQVEANQPLAFTLTKREGGDTKLALIDDRTLKVTLDPPAPVDVDTSGDRRFVTIVPRNRFAAGADGKVKIRLRGDYLMSPTREGLLFSGGRRAGSFDQTFELALGAGGPAAEIPVPARPGDAAGVFELHRIAVPYPTVMPSYNQIGFDSLHYLVGMVEGTSERRVGWVVGGMLDAAGGTVVDPTTQVLFPVEATYKDGLLNLVNESGFTVKAMNFDMPFDVFRVSAHLGADGTPLSQPGVHVKTKCANIPFYGPFLAKLGFCNPTTDVLNVFGSTNIRPHAGGTTTMPAGVGDVRFSVAGGWVGGLVTNPTVTATITGSSLRADEHSFGVLLVDAATGRPVSLKYGLASTTTRTSTPAGKIASVTVNLPESARPARMRAYLMVDTYPAASQSL, encoded by the coding sequence ATGCGAGCTCTCCGCGGTCTGGCCGTCTCGGTTCCCGTCCTCCTCCTCTCTCTCGTCAACGGATGCAGCGTCACCGACGAAGAGGCCGCGTCGTCGGAGGCGAACGCGAGCGTCGCGTGCGAAGGGGGCGGCGTCTGCTCCGATCGCCCGCTCGACCCGAAGAGCCCATGGCCGAAGTTCCGGCGCGGTCTTCGTCAGGACGGGCGGAGCCCTGTGCGCCCGCGGCCGAGCGACGTCGCGCCGTGGTCGTTCAAGACGGGGAAGGGCATCTTCTCGACCGCGGTCATCGACGGCGACGAGAACGTCTACATCGGCTCGGCCGACACGTTCTTCTACGCGCTCGATCGCAGGGGCGAGCTCCGCTGGAAGGTGAAGAACGGCGAGGTCATCGACTCGTCAGCGCTCCTCGACGACAAGGGCCGCGTCTACTACGGCGCCGGGGACGGCTTCGTGCGCGCGCTCGATCGGAGGGACGGGCGCGAGCTCTGGCGCTTCCAGGCGGCGGCGCCCGAGTCAACCGGCGGCTACATCAACTGGTTCGAGGGCAACGTCGCCATCGGCCCCGACGGGACGCTCTACGTCCCGAACGACAACCGGCACGTCTACGGCCTCGATCGCGACGCCGGGCGCAACAAGCCGGGTTGGCCGTGGACGATGAACGACCAGACGTGGTCTCTCCCGGCGATCGATCCGACGACGGGGAACCTGTACCTCGGCAACAACTACATCGCCGGCTACGCGTGGATGACGCACTTCTGGCGCAACACCTTCGCGCTCTCTCCCACGGGTCAGGAGCTCTGGGGCGACGGCGTGCAGGCGACCATCGCCGCGAGCCCGATGCTCTCCGAGGGGCGCATGGTCGTCGGCGCGTACGACGGCTACGTGCGCTCGTACGATCAGGCGAGCGGCCGCGTGGTCTGGTCGTTCGCCACGAACGATCACGTCTACGCGAGCCCCGGCCGCCTCTCGGACGGCACGATCATCCAGCCGTCGTCGGACGGCACGGTCTACGCGCTCGACGCCGAGAGCGGGGCGCTCCGCTGGCAGTTCGACACGCGCGAGCCGATCCGCTCGTCGCCGGCGATCGACGGCGACGACAACATCTACTTCGGCGGCGGCGACGGCCGGCTCTACGTCCTCGATCGTCACGGCGCGCTCCGCTGGAGCCGGCGCCTCATCAAGGAGGACCGCAACGACTTCGGCGGCTCGCCCGCGCTCGGCCGCGACTTCATCGTCATCGCGGGCGAGAGCGGCGAGATCTTCGCCACGCCCTACGACTACTGCCTCCGCGCCGGCGCGGCCTCCGATCCGGACTGCGTCGCCGGCGGCGGCGAGGCGATGCCGCGGGACGGCGCGAACCTCCTCTTCACGACGCCGCTCGGGAGCGTGCTCGCCGAGCCGCCGCCCCAGGTCGAGGCGAACCAGCCGCTCGCGTTCACGCTCACGAAGCGGGAGGGCGGCGACACCAAGCTCGCGCTCATCGACGACCGCACGCTTAAGGTGACGCTCGATCCGCCCGCGCCGGTCGACGTCGACACGTCCGGCGATCGTCGCTTCGTCACGATCGTGCCGCGCAACCGCTTCGCCGCGGGCGCGGACGGCAAGGTGAAGATCCGGCTCCGCGGCGACTACCTGATGAGCCCGACGCGCGAGGGCCTCCTATTCTCGGGCGGTCGCCGCGCCGGGAGCTTCGATCAGACCTTCGAGCTCGCGCTCGGCGCGGGCGGCCCGGCGGCGGAGATCCCGGTGCCCGCGCGGCCGGGCGACGCCGCCGGCGTCTTCGAGCTTCATCGCATCGCGGTCCCGTACCCGACGGTGATGCCGAGCTACAACCAGATCGGCTTCGACTCGCTCCACTACCTCGTCGGCATGGTCGAGGGCACGAGCGAGCGGCGCGTCGGCTGGGTGGTCGGCGGCATGCTCGACGCGGCGGGAGGCACCGTCGTCGATCCGACGACGCAGGTCCTCTTCCCCGTCGAGGCGACGTACAAGGACGGCCTCCTCAACCTCGTCAACGAGTCCGGGTTCACGGTGAAGGCCATGAACTTCGACATGCCGTTCGACGTCTTCCGCGTGAGCGCGCACCTCGGCGCGGATGGCACACCGCTCTCGCAGCCCGGCGTCCACGTGAAGACGAAGTGCGCGAACATCCCGTTCTACGGGCCGTTCCTCGCGAAGCTCGGCTTCTGCAACCCGACGACCGACGTGCTCAACGTCTTCGGCTCGACGAACATCCGGCCGCACGCGGGCGGCACGACGACGATGCCCGCGGGCGTCGGCGACGTGCGCTTCTCGGTCGCGGGCGGCTGGGTCGGCGGCCTCGTCACGAACCCGACCGTCACCGCGACGATCACCGGCTCGAGCCTCCGCGCCGACGAGCACAGCTTCGGCGTGCTGCTCGTCGACGCCGCCACCGGGCGGCCCGTGAGCCTCAAGTACGGCCTCGCCTCCACGACGACGCGGACCTCGACGCCGGCAGGCAAGATCGCCTCGGTGACGGTGAACCTCCCCGAGAGCGCGCGGCCCGCCCGGATGCGCGCCTACCTCATGGTCGACACGTACCCCGCGGCGTCGCAGTCGCTCTGA
- a CDS encoding Uma2 family endonuclease, which produces MGRRSRLESSLLKSAHRVVAYGPVSKAFLALRVRSASTRSSTVSSSRRGAGGWWFATEVEIEFDSRAATQIYRPDVSGWRRDRLPELPEEVPVTARPDWICEVLSRSNKRNDTIRKRRVYHRSGVGHYWILDPDEATLEVFRWHMDGYLLMLTAERGDHVRAEPFDALELD; this is translated from the coding sequence ATTGGCCGCAGATCGCGACTCGAGTCCTCGCTTCTGAAATCCGCTCACCGCGTGGTCGCATACGGGCCTGTGTCGAAGGCCTTCTTGGCCCTTCGCGTCAGGAGCGCTTCCACGAGATCGTCGACGGTGAGCTCGTCACGGCGCGGCGCGGGCGGCTGGTGGTTCGCCACGGAGGTCGAGATCGAATTCGACTCTCGAGCCGCGACCCAGATCTACCGGCCCGACGTGTCAGGGTGGAGACGGGACCGGCTCCCGGAGCTTCCCGAGGAGGTCCCCGTCACCGCACGCCCGGACTGGATCTGTGAGGTCTTGTCACGTTCGAACAAGCGCAACGACACCATCCGAAAGCGGCGCGTGTACCATCGAAGCGGCGTCGGCCACTACTGGATCCTCGATCCGGACGAAGCGACCCTCGAGGTCTTTCGTTGGCACATGGACGGATACCTCCTCATGCTGACAGCCGAGCGTGGTGACCACGTTCGCGCAGAGCCGTTCGACGCACTCGAGCTCGACTGA